The following proteins are encoded in a genomic region of Arachis stenosperma cultivar V10309 chromosome 4, arast.V10309.gnm1.PFL2, whole genome shotgun sequence:
- the LOC130974416 gene encoding uncharacterized protein LOC130974416 translates to MRGEWNGLQALFLKDSPQAYYIHYFVHRLQLALVAASREVLQIHEFFTQLNSIVTIVSASSKRYDQLQETQAIENANFVAQNELETGKGANQISTLQRVGDTRWSSHFNSICSLVKIFTATNIVLNNIIEDGTTYAQKGEAYGVGKILLSFEFVFTLYLMKEIMGITNVLSQAMQQQSQDILNAMHIDFTSKLLLQQLRDGGWCNFLANVKDFCENYEIEVPNMSAQYVFGRGRSCQPSVTVEHHYRIDIFLATIDSQIQELNSRFNEQTIELLTLSCALDPKDNFKSFNIEEISKLAEKFYPLDFSSNELNILKSQLQHYQHDIPNHLKGIGTLSELCNKLQEMGKSRTYHIVDILIRLVLTLPVSTATTERAFSAIKIVKTRLRSKMANEFLADNLVIYIEKELAAIFDTNSIIDDFENRKKRRIAFS, encoded by the coding sequence ATGCGGGGTGAGTGGAATGGTTTGCAAGCTTTGTTTCTTAAAGATTCTCCACAAGCATACTATATACATTATTTTGTTCATAGGTTACAATTAGCATTGGTGGCAGCTTCAAGAGAGGTACTTCAAATTCATGAATTTTTTACTCAATTAAACTCTATTGTCACTATTGTTAGTGCTTCttcaaaaagatatgatcaaTTACAAGAAACTCAAGCAATTGAAAATGCAAACTTTGTTGCTCAAAATGAATTAGAAACAGGTAAAGGTGCGAATCAAATAAGCACTTTACAAAGAGTTGGGGATACTCGATGGAGCTCTCACTTTAATTCTATTTGCAGTTTGGTAAAAATATTTACTGCTACCAACATTGTTCTCAATAATATCATTGAAGACGGGACAACTTATGCACAAAAAGGTGAGGCTTATGGTGTTGGTAAAATATTATTGtcatttgaatttgttttcACTTTGTACTTGATGAAAGAGATTATGGGAATCACTAATGTTCTTTCCCAAGCAATGCAACAACAATCTCAAGATATTCTTAATGCAATGCATATTGATTTTACATCAAAGTTACTTCTTCAACAATTAAGAGATGGTGGATGGTGCAATTTTCTTGCAAATGTTAAAGATTTTtgtgaaaattatgaaattgaagTCCCTAATATGAGTGCACAATATGTTTTTGGAAGAGGTCGATCTTGTCAACCAAGTGTGACAGTTGAGCATCATTATCGAATAGATATATTCTTGGCAACAATTGACTCTCAAATACAAGAGTTGAATAGTAGATTTAATGAGCAAACAATAGAGCTTTTGACTTTGAGTTGTGCTTTGGATCCTAAGGACAATTTCAAATCATTTAATATTGAAGAAATTAGCAAGTTAGCAGAGAAGTTTTATCCTCTTGACTTTTCTTCTAATGAGCTAAATATTTTGAAATCTCAGTTGCAACATTATCAGCATGATATACCAAATCATTTGAAAGGCATTGGTACACTTTCTGAATTGTgcaacaagttgcaagaaatGGGAAAATCAAGAACTTATCACATAGTTGATATATTAATACGTCTTGTTTTGACTCTACCAGTGTCTACAGCAACAACAGAAAGAGCTTTTTCAGCAATAAAAATTGTTAAGACAAGACTCCGAAGTAAGATGGCTAATGAATTTCTTGCAGACAATTTGGTTATctatatagaaaaagaattaGCAGCTATTTTCGACACAAATTCAATTAtagatgattttgaaaatagaaaaaaacgTCGAATAGCCTTTTCATGA